Within the Streptomyces vilmorinianum genome, the region GACGGCGGGGTACGCCGGCGGAGGGGTCGACCGGTCCCTGATGTGGGGCGTGGACATGCTCCTGGTCCTGCCGTCGTTCCTGGTGGTCGCGGTGCTCTCGCCGGCGCTGCGGGAGCGGTCCTGGCTGTGGATGGTCCTGGTCATCGCCCTCTTCCAGTGGATGCTCACGGCGCGGGTCGTCCGCGCCCGCGCGGTGGGTCTGCGCCGGCGGGAGTTCGTGACGGCGGCCCGCTTCATGGGGGCGCCGGCGGGGTGGATCCTGCGCCGGCATCTCGTACCGCATCTGGTGCCGCTGCTGGTGATCGACTGCACGCTGCACGTCGGCGCGGCGATCCTCGGCGAGGCGGGCCTGAGCTACTTCGGCTTCGGGATCCAGCCACCCGATGTGTCGCTGGGGACGCTGCTGGCCGTGGGGAGCGGTTCGGCGCTGACGTATCCGTGGGTGTTCCTGGCCCCGGTCGGCTTCCTCGTGGTGACGGTGACGGCCGTGGGGCTGCTGGGTGAGGCGCTGCGGCGCGTACTGGACGGGGAGGACGGTCATGGCGGGTGAGGAGGGGGCGCGGCCGCTCCTGGAGGTGACGGATCTGTCGGTCACCTTCGCCTCGGGTGCGTCGGGCATCGCGGGTACGGGGCGCGGGCGGGCGGTGCACGGGGTGGATCTGACGCTCGGGCGGGGAGAGGCGCTCGCCGTCGTGGGCCCCTCGGGTTCCGGGAAGTCGGTGACGGCCTCGGCTCTGATCGGGCTGGTGCCCGGGCGGGCGGAGGTCCGCGGGTCGGTGCGGTTCGACGGGGCTGAGCTGCTGGGCCTGCCGGACCGTGAGATGTCCCGGATCCGCGGGAGGCGGATCGGCATGGTGTTCCAGGACCCGCTGGCGGCGCTGACCCCTGTGACGGCGGTGGGCCGGCAGATCGCCGAGGCGGTACGGATCCACGGGAGGGTGCCGCGCGCGGCGGCACGGGAGCGGGCCGTCCGTCTCCTCGACCAGGTCGGGATTCCCGAGGCGGCCCGGCGGGCGCGGGCGTTTCCGCACGAGTTCTCGGGAGGGATGCGGCAGCGCGTGGCCATCGCCATGGCGATCGCCGCCGGTCCCGAGCTGCTCATCGCCGACGAGCCGACGAGCGCCCTGGACACGACCGTCCAGGCACAGATCCTCGATCTGCTGGACGACCTGCGGGAGGAGAGCGGCTGCGCGCTGCTGCTGATCACCCACGACCTGGGGGTCGTGGCCCGGTCCTGCGACCGGGTGGCGGTCATGCGCGACGGCACGCTCACCGAGCACGGCGAGGTGCGGGCGCTGCTGTCGGGTGACCGGCCGGCCGGGCCGGGCCTGGGCCAACTCCTCGATTCCACACGCCGTATGGAACGACCGGCCGTCGCGGAGCCCGCTCATGAAGGCTCGATGGCCGGGGGGCACGTGGCGGAGCCGGGCGGCGTGCCCGTGCTGCGGGTCGAGGGGCTGAAGCGTCACTACGCGCCCCGCCGCGGGAACCGCGGGCGCCCATTGCCGGTCCGCGCCGTGGACGGGGTGAGTCTCACCGTCCGGGAGGGCCGGGCGCTCGCGCTGCTCGGGGAGTCGGGGTGCGGGAAGACCACCACGCTCCACGAGATCCTGCGGCTGCGTCCGCCCGCCGCCGGCCGGATCGAGGTGCTCGGCCACGACCTCGCCGCGCTGACTCCGCGTGCGCGACGGGAGTTGAGGCACCGGATGAGCGTGGTCTTCCAGGACCCCTCGGCCTCGCTGGACCCCCGCATGCGGGTCGGTGACATCGTCGCGGAGCCGCTCGCCCTGCGCGGCGCTCCGCCCGCCGAACGCGAGCGCAGGGTCGAGGAGTTGCTGCGCCGGGTGGAGCTGCCCGTGAGCGTCGCGCAGGTCCGGCCGGGCCGGCTGTCGGGCGGACAGCGCCAGCGCGTGGCCATCGCGCGGGCGCTGTCCACCGGGCCGGAGCTGATCCTGCTCGACGAGCCGGTGTCCGCTCTCGACGTTCCCCTGCGGGCCGGGGTGATGGACCTGCTCGACGGCCTGCGCGCGGACATGGGGCTCTCCTACGTCCTGGTGTCCCACGACATCCGTCTCGTGCGCCGCTCGGCCGACGACGTGGCCGTGATGTACCTCGGGCGGGTGGTGGAGAGCGGCCCGGCCGGCGACGTGCTCGGGCGGCCCCGGCACCCGTACACCCAGGCGCTCGTCGACGCCTCGCCCACGACCGATCCGGTGCGCGAGCGCGGCCGCGACCGGGTGGTGCTGCGCGGTGATCCGCCGTCCTCGACGGGCGGGGACGCCGGCTGCGCCTTCCGGAATCGCTGCCCCCTCTTCCCCTCGCTCTCCGCGCGGGTGCGGGAGTCATGCACCGGGGAGCAGCCGCTCCTGCGGGAGGCCGATCCGGGCGCCGCCCGATACGTCGCGTGCCACGGCGCCCTCCACAAGCGGCGCACTGCATTCCTTCATTGAAAATGATTGTCGTTGCGTACTAGGGTCGAACAGGCCCCGCAGCGTGGTGAGTCCGCGCCGGGTCCACCCCTACGAGAGGACCGGGAGTCCGCACATTCATGAGCACTCCGCTGTATCTCGCCCCACGACTCGAGCCCCGGCTCGCGTCCCTCCTCGAAGACACCGCGCTCCTCCACCGGCTCACGCGTGCGCTCGGCTCACCGCTGAACATCGTGCTGCCCGACCAGATCGCCGAGAACGTCGGCCGGTTCCAGGAGGTCTACGACAAGCACCGGCTCGCCGGCACCGTCTACTTCGCCCACAAGGCCAACCGCTCCAGCGCGCTCGTACGGCGCCTCGCCGCCACGCCCGCCCATATCGACATCGCTTCCTTGCGCGAGCTGCAGCACGCGCTCGGCTGCGGCTTCGCGCCGGAGCGCATCATGGCGACCGGCCCGAAGAGCCCCGAGTTCCTGTGGCTGGCCGCACGCAGCGGTGTCATCGTCAACGTCGACTCCGCCGGCGAACTCCGTACGCTCGCCGCTCTCGTCGAGGAGCACCGGCTCCCCGCCGTACGCGTCCTGCTCAGGCTGTCGGACTTCGACAGCACCGGGGTCACCGTGCTGAGCCGGCGCAGCCGCTTCGGCACACCGGCCTCCGCGGCCACCGGACTCCTCGACATCCTGGACAAGCACCGCGAGTCCCTCGACTTCCTGGGGGTCGCCTACCACCTGGACACCATCGGAGCGGCCGAGAAGGCCACCGCGTTCGAGGGCTGTCTGCGGGTGATGAACGAGTGCGCCGCCAGGGGACTTCGTCCCCGCGTGGTCGACATCGGCGGCGGCTTCGGCGTGGACTACCTCGCCGACGGCGCGCAGTGGGAGGCGTACACCTCGGAGCTGACCAACGCGGTGCTCGGCCGGCGGCCCGCGCTGACGTGGCAGGGGCACGGGTACGGGCTGCGCAACGAAGGCGGGACGCTGCGAGGCGCGCTCGGTCTCTACCCGGCCCATCGGCCCGTGTCCGGTCCGCGCTACTTCGACGAACTCCTCGCGACGCGCGGCCAGTCGCTGGGCCGCCCGCTGGCCACGCTGCTCCTGGAGAACCTCTACGACCTGCACATCGAGCCGGGCCGCGCCCTGGTCGACCAGTGCGGTGTCGCACTCGCCCGGGTCCTGGAGGTCCGCGACACTCCGGGCGGGGACTGTTTCGTACGTCTGGAGATGAACGCCTCCGACGTCAGCCTGGAGGAGCACGGCGTCCTCATGGACCCGGTGCTCGTGCCGCGGCCCGGCGCGCACGGGGAGGACGACAGCGGGCCGGTCGGCGTGTACCTGATCGGAAACCTCTGCCTGGAGGCGGACTTCCTCACCCGTCGGCAGGTCTTCCTGCCCCGGCGCCCGGCCGTCGGCGACCTGCTCGCCTTCGCCAACACCGCCGGCTACTTCATGGATTTCAGCGCCGACCACGCGCTGCACCAGCCCATCGCCCGCAAGGTCGCCGCCTACAGGGACGGCGACAGCTGGCAGTGGTGCCTCGACGAGAACTACTGGCCCATCACTTCCACGGGGGAAGACTGTTGAAGTACGACACCATCACCGATGCGATCGGCGATACTCCGCTCGTCCGCATAGCACCGGAGATTCACGGACTGCGTCATATCGATCTCTACGCCAAGCTGGAGATGCTCAACCCCTTCGGCTCCGTCAAGGACCGCGCGGCCTGGAACATGGTCCAGCCGCTGCTCGCGGCCGGCTCCGACCGGGACGGCGACGGCGCGGGCGCGGGCACGCGTACGGTCGTGGAGCTGTCCAGCGGCAACACCGCCAAGGCGCTCGCCGTCATCGCCGGCATGCACGGGCTGCCGTTCAAGAGCGTCACCAACCGGATGAAGGTCCCCGAGATCAAGGACCTGCTGCTGCTCCTGGGCGCGGAGATCGAGGAACTCCCCGGGCAGGCCGAGTGCCTGGACCCGACGAACACCGAGGATCCGCTCACCAAGATCCACCAGATGCTCTCCGCCGACGGCGAGAGCTACGTGCACACGGATCAGTACTACAACCCGCTGAACATCGAGGCCCACCAGGCGGCCACCGGCCCCGAGATCGTGAAGGACCTGGGCGGGCGGGCCCCGGACTACTTCGTGGCCGCGGTCGGTACGGCGGGCTCCTCGACCGGCACCGTCCGCGCCCTGCGTGGCCACGACCCGAACGTCGGCGTCATCGGCCTGGTCGCCCACAAGTCGGACTTCATCCCGGGCATCCGGAACATCGACGAGGTCCACGAGGTGGGCCTCTTCGACCCCGCCACGTACGACACGATCGAGTCCGTCTCCGCGGACGAGGCCATCGACGGCATGCTCACGCTCGTCCGCCGCTGCGGCATGCTCGCGGGCCCCACCGGTGGCGCCGCCTACTTCGGCGCGGTCCGCCATCTGCGGGGCATCGACGAGGAGTTGACCGGCGAGGAGCGCAGGACCGCCGTCTTCATCGTCTGCGACCGCGTCGAGAGCTATATGAGCTACGTACGGCAGCGGCGGCCCGAGCTCCTGCGGCAGCCCGCCCGCCGCAACTCCGTCGCCACGCTCACCAAGGCCGAACTCGCCGCCGCCACCACGATCGACGCCGCGGGGGCCCGGCGGTGGATCGACGAGGCACGGCCGCTCGTGGTCGACCTGCGGGGCGCCTTCGCCTTCGACGCGCTGCACATCCCCGGCTCGGTGAACATCGTGGACGAGATCTTCGCGGAACTCCTGTACGGCGGGCTGCCGTTCGGCCGCAGCCGGCCGGTGCTGCTCGCCTGTCCGGTCGGCGAGCAGTCCGTGCGCTACGCCGCGCTGCTGACCCGGATGGGCCACAGCGACGTGCGCAGTCTCGAGGGCGGCATCATCGCCTGGCGCGACGCCGGCGCTCCGCTGGTGAGGGACTGACATGACACTGCCTCTCGACACCATGTCCGCGCCCGCGCCGCCGCTCGCCGAGCTCGCCCCCTGGCAGGCTGAGTTGGGCGCCCAGTTCCCCATCGTCACAGGCCACCCCGACGTGCGGTACCTGGACAGCTCCGCCACCGCCCAGAAGCCGCAGGCCGTCCTCGACGCCGTGCACCGCTATCTGACCACCACCAACGCCAACGCCGGGCGGGGCACGTACCCGTGGGCGAACCGGACCACGGAGATCGTCGAACAGGCCAGGGAGCGGCTGAAGGCGTTCCTGCGCGACCCCTCGCCGCACCGGTCCACGGTGCACTTCACCAGCGGGACGACCGAGGGCCTGCGCACCGTCGCGCGCGACTGGCTCACCTCGTACCTGCGTGACGGCGACGAGATCGTCGTCCCGTTCGCCGACCACCAGGCCAACGCCGTGCCGTGGCTGGAGGCCCAGCGGCTGCTCGCCGAGCGCGGCGTGCGGATCGCCGTACGGGAGATGCCGTACGAGACGGACTCCCGCGACTACGACCAGGAGGCGCTGGCCCGACTGGTCACCGCCCGCACGCGGTTCGTGGCCGCCACCCATGTCCACCACGTCTACGGCGCCGACATGAACGTGCACCGCATCCGTGCCGTGGTCGGCCCCGATGTCGTCGTCTGCCTGGACGCGGCGCAGAGCATCGGGCACAAGCCCGTGGACCTGGGCGCCCTCGACGTCGACTTCGCCGTCTTCTCCGGCCACAAGGCGATGGCCCTGCCCGGCGTCGGCGCCGTCTGGGCCCGGGGGGCGCGCGGGCCCGCGTTCGAGCCGGGAGGGTGGAGCGGCAGCCCCAACACCAGCGGCGTCGTCAGCCTGCACGCCGCGCTGGACTGGCTCGAGGACGCGGGCCTGGAGCGGATCGAACAGTGGACCGTCGGGCTCGGCGTCCGCCTCACCGACGGGCTCAGCAGGCTCGGCTCGTACGAGGTCCTCGGCTGCCCGCTCAGCCTCACCGCCGAGTCCACGGTGCAGCGCCGCCAGGGCATCGTCACCTTCCGGCACCGCTCCATCGGCTCCAACGACCTGGGGTTCATCCTCGCCAGCCACGGGCTGATGGTCCGCGCGGACGGTCACTGCCAGGGGCACGCGGGCGAGAAGGACTCCTCGGTCCGGGTCAGCCTGCACGTCTACAACACCCCCGACGACATCGACCACCTGCTGGAGGTCCTCGCCGGCCTCGACCGGGAGAGCTGAGAGAACCGATGCGAGACGACAACGCCGACGACCAGGGCGGGGAGAAGGCCCCGGTCGTCATGGTCGACGTGTACGCGCCGACGCTGCGCCTGGCCCGTGCCTTCCAAGAGGAGGGCCACCCCGTGGTCCGGGTCCAGAGCACACCGGAGGTACCCCCGGTCTACCGGAGTTCCTTCCGCACCGAGGAGTTCGCCGACGACATCGTCCACTACGGCGCCTTCGAGACCACGCTGGCGGCGGTCGCCGCGCACCGGCCGGCCGCCGTGCTCACCGGCGGCGAGCTGGGGGTGGAGCTGGCCGACCGGCTCAGCGCCGCCCTCGGCCTCGCCACCAACGGCACCCGGCTCAGCGCCGCCCGCCGCCACAAGCACACCCAGATCGAGACGATCAAGGCGGCCGGACTGCCCGGCACCCGCCAGCACCTGGCCGTATCGGCACGGTACGCCGCCGACTGGCACCGCGAACTCGGCGGCCGGGCCGTCGTCAAGCCGGTCCGCAGCGCGGGCAACGATCACGTCAGCTTCTGCGCGAGTCCGGAGGAGACCGCCGCCGCCTACGAGAAGATCATGGCCGCGACGAACATCTTCTCCTTCCGCAACGAAGGCGTCGTGGTGCAGGAGCACCTGGAGGGCACCGAGTACGTCGTCAACACCGTGAGCCGCGACGGGCGTCACCGGTGCACCGACGTGTGGCGGTACATGAAGATCTCCGCCAACGGCGTCACCGACCGCATCAGCGCGGCGGTCTCCACGCACCCCGGCTCCGCCGAGCGCGCCCGGCTGGTCGAGTACGGCTTCGACGTGCTCGACGCCCTGGAGGTCCGGCACGGGCCCGCCCATCTGGAGATCATGCTCACGCCGGACGGGCCGCGTCTGGTCGAGGCGGGCATCCGGCTGTGCGGGGCGGACGCCGCGTACTTCGCCCGGCTGGCGGCCGGCGAGTCGCAGATCGAGCGGACCGTCGACGCCTATCTACGCCCGGAGCGTTTCCTCGCCACCGTCGGGGACGCGCACCGGGTGGAACGGCACGTCGCCATGGCCTATCTGACCTCTCCGGTCAGTGGCACGCTCGCCGGGTATCCGCTGCTGCCGCAGGTGGAGGCGCTGGAGAGCTTCCACAACGTGCACATCGCCGTCCCCGAGGGAGGGCGGCTCCCGCTGACGGTCGACGACACGACCGAGCCGATGATGATCGGCCTGGCGCACGCCTCGGAGCATGTGCTCGCCAGGGACCTCAACACCGTGCACTACCTGGACGGTGCGGGGTTCTACCGCCTGGCGGACCCGGGAGGCGCCGCGTGAGGCGGCCGCACGTCGTGGTCCTCCACCGGTGGCGGGCGGACTACGCGCACTACGACCGGTACGTCGACCACGAGGCGTACACGGTCACGTATGTCACCACCGAGGTCGGCGCGACGGCCGTGCCGGCCCCGGCGGCCGAGGTCGTCGTCGTGCCCGCCACCGACGACCTCGCGCGGATCCGCAAGGAGGTCGACGCTCTCGCCGCCCGCCACGGGGCCCCGCGTTCGGTGGTCGCGCTCAAGGAGGACGATCTCCTGGTGGCGGCCCAGGTGGCCCTGGAGTGGAACTGCCGCGGCAGACACCCCTCCGAGCTGCTGCCGTTCCGGGACAAGCAGCTGATGACGGCGGCCGTGGCGCGCGCGGGGCTCGCGGTGCAGCCGACGGCGCCGGCGCCGCACGCGGCGGCCGTGCGCGACTTCGCGCGTATCCACGGCTGGCCCGTCGTGGTCAAGCCGGTGGCGTCCAGCAGCAGTGAGGGGGTGGTCGTCGCGGCGGACGAACGGGACCTGGACACCGTGCCGTTCGCCGAGGACCGGCCACTGATCGCGCAGGCGCACAACCCCCATCCCGTCCACCACGTGGACGGCGTCTTCGACGGCCGCGAGCTGCTCTGCTGGAAGGCGTCCCGCTACCTCGACTCCTGTCTGGGCTTCCGGCACGGGTCCACCCTCGGCTCGGTCGAGGAGGACCGGGCCGAGGTCGTGGCGGCGGTCGGCGACTTCGCCCTCCGGGCGCTGCGCGCGCTGACCTCCTCCCCCACGCCCTTCCACCTGGAGGTGTTCGTGGACGCGCAGGCGCCGTCGGGTCCCCGCGTGACGTTCCTGGAGGTCGGTGCGCGCGTGGGCGGGGCGGAGATCCCGTACGTGTGGCGGGAGGTGCACGGGTACGACCTGATGGAGGCCGCGTTCCGGATCGCCCTGGGCGAGGAGCCGCCGCCCTGGGCGCCCGCGCCCCGGGCGGAGACCGCCGGGTGGCTGCTGGCGCCGGCCCCGGCGGCCCGCCCCTGCCGGATCACCGGCGTCATCCCCATGACGGGCCGCCGGCCCGGGCCGTACGCGGAGGAGCTGCTGCGCCCCGGCGACGTGCTGCCCGCCGCGGACGCGTACTACGAACACGTCGGGGGCCGGTTCCGCTTCCGCGGTCCGGACAGCGCGGCCGTCCAGGCCGCCGTCGAGGCGACC harbors:
- a CDS encoding ABC transporter permease, with the protein product MTTARSAPASPPVSVPASVPASVPARLVRSPLALCGAVLLLFLAGAAVVGPWLWPYDHVTQDPGAALLPPSADHWLGTARLGEDVLAQCLRGLQKSLVIGLLVAGLSTLLATLVGLTAGYAGGGVDRSLMWGVDMLLVLPSFLVVAVLSPALRERSWLWMVLVIALFQWMLTARVVRARAVGLRRREFVTAARFMGAPAGWILRRHLVPHLVPLLVIDCTLHVGAAILGEAGLSYFGFGIQPPDVSLGTLLAVGSGSALTYPWVFLAPVGFLVVTVTAVGLLGEALRRVLDGEDGHGG
- a CDS encoding dipeptide ABC transporter ATP-binding protein; this encodes MAGEEGARPLLEVTDLSVTFASGASGIAGTGRGRAVHGVDLTLGRGEALAVVGPSGSGKSVTASALIGLVPGRAEVRGSVRFDGAELLGLPDREMSRIRGRRIGMVFQDPLAALTPVTAVGRQIAEAVRIHGRVPRAAARERAVRLLDQVGIPEAARRARAFPHEFSGGMRQRVAIAMAIAAGPELLIADEPTSALDTTVQAQILDLLDDLREESGCALLLITHDLGVVARSCDRVAVMRDGTLTEHGEVRALLSGDRPAGPGLGQLLDSTRRMERPAVAEPAHEGSMAGGHVAEPGGVPVLRVEGLKRHYAPRRGNRGRPLPVRAVDGVSLTVREGRALALLGESGCGKTTTLHEILRLRPPAAGRIEVLGHDLAALTPRARRELRHRMSVVFQDPSASLDPRMRVGDIVAEPLALRGAPPAERERRVEELLRRVELPVSVAQVRPGRLSGGQRQRVAIARALSTGPELILLDEPVSALDVPLRAGVMDLLDGLRADMGLSYVLVSHDIRLVRRSADDVAVMYLGRVVESGPAGDVLGRPRHPYTQALVDASPTTDPVRERGRDRVVLRGDPPSSTGGDAGCAFRNRCPLFPSLSARVRESCTGEQPLLREADPGAARYVACHGALHKRRTAFLH
- a CDS encoding Y4yA family PLP-dependent enzyme, with the protein product MSTPLYLAPRLEPRLASLLEDTALLHRLTRALGSPLNIVLPDQIAENVGRFQEVYDKHRLAGTVYFAHKANRSSALVRRLAATPAHIDIASLRELQHALGCGFAPERIMATGPKSPEFLWLAARSGVIVNVDSAGELRTLAALVEEHRLPAVRVLLRLSDFDSTGVTVLSRRSRFGTPASAATGLLDILDKHRESLDFLGVAYHLDTIGAAEKATAFEGCLRVMNECAARGLRPRVVDIGGGFGVDYLADGAQWEAYTSELTNAVLGRRPALTWQGHGYGLRNEGGTLRGALGLYPAHRPVSGPRYFDELLATRGQSLGRPLATLLLENLYDLHIEPGRALVDQCGVALARVLEVRDTPGGDCFVRLEMNASDVSLEEHGVLMDPVLVPRPGAHGEDDSGPVGVYLIGNLCLEADFLTRRQVFLPRRPAVGDLLAFANTAGYFMDFSADHALHQPIARKVAAYRDGDSWQWCLDENYWPITSTGEDC
- a CDS encoding pyridoxal-phosphate dependent enzyme, which translates into the protein MKYDTITDAIGDTPLVRIAPEIHGLRHIDLYAKLEMLNPFGSVKDRAAWNMVQPLLAAGSDRDGDGAGAGTRTVVELSSGNTAKALAVIAGMHGLPFKSVTNRMKVPEIKDLLLLLGAEIEELPGQAECLDPTNTEDPLTKIHQMLSADGESYVHTDQYYNPLNIEAHQAATGPEIVKDLGGRAPDYFVAAVGTAGSSTGTVRALRGHDPNVGVIGLVAHKSDFIPGIRNIDEVHEVGLFDPATYDTIESVSADEAIDGMLTLVRRCGMLAGPTGGAAYFGAVRHLRGIDEELTGEERRTAVFIVCDRVESYMSYVRQRRPELLRQPARRNSVATLTKAELAAATTIDAAGARRWIDEARPLVVDLRGAFAFDALHIPGSVNIVDEIFAELLYGGLPFGRSRPVLLACPVGEQSVRYAALLTRMGHSDVRSLEGGIIAWRDAGAPLVRD
- a CDS encoding aminotransferase class V-fold PLP-dependent enzyme, with the protein product MTLPLDTMSAPAPPLAELAPWQAELGAQFPIVTGHPDVRYLDSSATAQKPQAVLDAVHRYLTTTNANAGRGTYPWANRTTEIVEQARERLKAFLRDPSPHRSTVHFTSGTTEGLRTVARDWLTSYLRDGDEIVVPFADHQANAVPWLEAQRLLAERGVRIAVREMPYETDSRDYDQEALARLVTARTRFVAATHVHHVYGADMNVHRIRAVVGPDVVVCLDAAQSIGHKPVDLGALDVDFAVFSGHKAMALPGVGAVWARGARGPAFEPGGWSGSPNTSGVVSLHAALDWLEDAGLERIEQWTVGLGVRLTDGLSRLGSYEVLGCPLSLTAESTVQRRQGIVTFRHRSIGSNDLGFILASHGLMVRADGHCQGHAGEKDSSVRVSLHVYNTPDDIDHLLEVLAGLDRES
- a CDS encoding ATP-grasp domain-containing protein, with protein sequence MRDDNADDQGGEKAPVVMVDVYAPTLRLARAFQEEGHPVVRVQSTPEVPPVYRSSFRTEEFADDIVHYGAFETTLAAVAAHRPAAVLTGGELGVELADRLSAALGLATNGTRLSAARRHKHTQIETIKAAGLPGTRQHLAVSARYAADWHRELGGRAVVKPVRSAGNDHVSFCASPEETAAAYEKIMAATNIFSFRNEGVVVQEHLEGTEYVVNTVSRDGRHRCTDVWRYMKISANGVTDRISAAVSTHPGSAERARLVEYGFDVLDALEVRHGPAHLEIMLTPDGPRLVEAGIRLCGADAAYFARLAAGESQIERTVDAYLRPERFLATVGDAHRVERHVAMAYLTSPVSGTLAGYPLLPQVEALESFHNVHIAVPEGGRLPLTVDDTTEPMMIGLAHASEHVLARDLNTVHYLDGAGFYRLADPGGAA
- a CDS encoding ATP-grasp domain-containing protein, which gives rise to MRRPHVVVLHRWRADYAHYDRYVDHEAYTVTYVTTEVGATAVPAPAAEVVVVPATDDLARIRKEVDALAARHGAPRSVVALKEDDLLVAAQVALEWNCRGRHPSELLPFRDKQLMTAAVARAGLAVQPTAPAPHAAAVRDFARIHGWPVVVKPVASSSSEGVVVAADERDLDTVPFAEDRPLIAQAHNPHPVHHVDGVFDGRELLCWKASRYLDSCLGFRHGSTLGSVEEDRAEVVAAVGDFALRALRALTSSPTPFHLEVFVDAQAPSGPRVTFLEVGARVGGAEIPYVWREVHGYDLMEAAFRIALGEEPPPWAPAPRAETAGWLLAPAPAARPCRITGVIPMTGRRPGPYAEELLRPGDVLPAADAYYEHVGGRFRFRGPDSAAVQAAVEATARDFRVTGETCETGAAGAGDVTGAAGAAGAAGAAGATSGGTR